From one Bacillus sp. FJAT-42376 genomic stretch:
- a CDS encoding diacylglycerol kinase, translated as MKRARIIYNPTSGREAFKRHLPEVLAKFENAGYETSCHATTCEGDATEAAKAAAERGFDLVVAAGGDGTVNEVVNGIAKFEKRPQLGIIPVGTTNDFARAIALPLNDVLAAVDMLVAGVAIPIDIGRVNDGYFINIAGGGKLTELTYEVPSKLKTMLGQLAYYLKGMEMLPSIRPTEVEIEYDGKLFEGEIMLFLVSLTNSVGGFEKLAPDSKLNDGLFDLLILKKANLAEFIRVASLALRGEHMNDEHVIYTKASRVKVTTKDKMQLNLDGEYGGLLPAEFENLYQHLDIVMSKEKAHEMSEPSAEEKEEKVDKGPVKKEEKQAEKQ; from the coding sequence ATGAAAAGAGCGAGAATTATTTACAATCCAACCTCCGGAAGGGAAGCGTTCAAGCGCCATCTGCCGGAAGTATTAGCTAAATTCGAGAATGCGGGATATGAAACATCCTGCCATGCAACAACGTGCGAAGGCGATGCGACGGAAGCGGCGAAGGCTGCGGCGGAGCGCGGATTTGATCTCGTTGTGGCAGCCGGGGGAGACGGTACGGTCAATGAGGTGGTCAATGGGATTGCCAAGTTCGAGAAACGCCCTCAGCTTGGGATTATTCCGGTTGGGACGACCAATGACTTTGCACGGGCGATCGCCCTTCCGCTGAACGATGTACTGGCAGCGGTGGATATGCTGGTAGCGGGAGTCGCGATTCCGATTGATATCGGACGCGTCAACGACGGCTATTTCATTAACATTGCAGGCGGAGGGAAGCTGACGGAGCTGACCTATGAAGTTCCGAGCAAGCTGAAAACGATGCTCGGCCAGCTTGCTTATTACTTAAAAGGGATGGAAATGCTTCCGTCCATCCGTCCGACAGAGGTCGAGATTGAATATGACGGGAAGCTGTTTGAAGGCGAGATCATGCTCTTCCTGGTTTCTCTTACGAACTCAGTGGGAGGATTCGAAAAGCTTGCCCCGGATTCCAAGCTGAACGATGGATTGTTCGATCTCCTCATCCTGAAAAAGGCGAACCTAGCCGAATTCATCCGGGTTGCTTCATTGGCCCTGCGCGGGGAGCATATGAATGATGAGCACGTCATTTATACGAAAGCGAGCCGTGTGAAGGTCACGACGAAGGATAAAATGCAGCTTAACCTGGATGGAGAATACGGCGGACTTCTGCCGGCTGAATTTGAAAATCTTTATCAGCACCTGGACATCGTCATGTCCAAGGAAAAAGCGCACGAAATGTCCGAGCCTTCTGCTGAAGAGAAGGAAGAAAAAGTGGATAAAGGCCCGGTTAAAAAAGAAGAAAAACAGGCCGAAAAACAATAA